The following nucleotide sequence is from Gracilimonas sp..
ATCAAAAAAGCTAACACATAATGCCCGGATTTATGCTCCGACTTCTAACGGGGATCGGGTATTGGGAATTCAGACGTCGGGTTCGAGCGGGAATATTGTAGAAATTATGGAAGATGGTGAGGTCGAAATACGTAAGACTTTTGATGGGGCTATCCCGATTGCCCTTCGGTTCAACCCACAGCAGCCACAACAACTGGCGGTAGTTCTGAAAAGAAGGGGTGTTCAGGCTCTTTGGATTACATCGTTAAGTACTTTTTCAGAGGACTTGAGTGAAGCCCCGGATGTGGCTTTTAATAACGCATCTGTTTTTGATCCGCAATGGCACCCGGGAGGAGAGAAAGTTTTATTCAGTATGGATGCAGGTCCGGCCATGAATGTGTACGAATATAATCTGGGGTCGGGACAGGTAACTCAGCTCACAAGTTCTGTATACAATGCATTCGAGGCTTCTTACTCACCCGATGGAAGTCAAATTGCATATATAGTGCAGGAAGTGAATGAGCGAAAAGTTGCTATCCTGAATCAGGATGATTTTTTGAATAGAGAAGTTTCAGCATCTATAAGGTTGAATGGTGATGCACTGAATGCAAAACTGAACACTCCTTTGCTTGGTGCTGCAGCTATGGACTCTATTTCCACTATTGAAAAAACTCCTTATGGCAGAGATCTTTCCTGGCTGAAGCCCCGGGCTGTATATCCGGTTTGGAAAGAAAAAGCGGGAACGTATCAATATGGAGCAGGGCTATCCAGCATTGATGCTCTTTCAAGACAGGCGTATTCAGCAGAGATAACCGGCATTCAGAACCGTTTATGGTATGATGTCACCTATACCAACAAAATGTTTTATCCTGGTTTTGAGCTAAGCGGATACAGCGATCCTCAGTTTTTCCAGGTTTCAAATCAGCAAGAAAGTTACTCGGTTATGAGGCAAGATCGAGGTTTTAGTTTTTCGCTTCCTTTTGATTATACCTTTCGTGGCGATACCAGACTAAGCTCTATCTCATTTTCACCGGAAATATCAGCTGAACAGTTCAAATATTACAATCTTCAGGCGGAAGAGCTTACCGATTTTAAAAGCAGGTATAAAGCAGGGTTCTTTTCTCAATTGAATATCGGAATTTTAAATCATCGAAGAGATATTCAGCCATCCTCAGGAATTTCATTTTTCGGATTATATGAGCAAACTTTAAATAAGGCTGATTTTTCAATTCCTACCCCGATTGGAGAGTTTCCCCGAAGTCTTACCAATCAATGGGCGGCTTATTATGGTGCTTTTGCTTTTGTTTCTCCGTTAAGAATATGGAATCAGTCGCTTCGCCTGGATCTGCAGTTTTTACAGCAGAGCAACTCACCTATCTATTCTAACGATACCATTATTCCAATGGGCTTTAACAAAACTCCGTTTCCAAACTTTAATTCACAGGGAAACGCTGCTTTTCAAAATTTGGGTCGTTTTAGTACCCGGTACACGATTCCGGTTTGGTATCCTGATACCGGTGGGTTAACAGTGCCACTTTATCTCAGCAGTATCTATTTAACAACTTTTACACACACCCTAACCGATATGGACGCCAACGACTTAGTAGCTTCCAGCAGAAGTATTTTCGGGGCTGGTTTCCATGTTCAGTTCAAAGTGTCTAACTTATTGTTTGATTTAGGAGTAGGGCTTGCATATGAGCCAACTCGGAATAACACTCAATTTATATTTGGCCAATTTTGATAAAATCATTTGTTCTTCGTGTTTCCATTGTAGCTTTTTGTGTAATTGCTTTTGGTTGTGAAGCTAAAAAGCCTGAGGATCCTCAATCAGCTCAAAACGGCAATCGAAAAAGCCCGATAGCTATTTCTTCGATCAAACATGAAGGCACCTACATTAAAGTAGTGTATGGTCAGCCATACCGGCGTGGCCGCACTATATTTGGAGATTGGGAGCCATGGGGAGAAGTTTGGCGGACGGGAGCAAACGAAGCCACAGAAATTACTTTTACTGAACCTGTTTTGATGGGAGATCAAGCCGTGCGTCAGGGAACTTATGCTCTTTTTACTATTCCTGAGCCTGACTCTTTTACCGTTATTCTGAATCATGAATTAGGCCAATGGGGAGCATTCGAATACAAACCCGAGCGCGACTATAAACGAATGAAATTCCCGGTTCAGAATTTAGAAACTCCGGTCGAGTCATTCGCTATTGAATTCTCAGAACCGGAATACAGCATGACCACGATGACCATGAAGTGGGATGTGATTAGAGTAGATATGCCTATTCGGTTTTATGGGGAATAGGTAATTTCTCCTTCTTGCGAAGGAGGAGATTTAGAGGAGATCGGAGCTAAGGGTAATCATGCTTTTCTAACTTGCTGCCGAAGGGCTGAACCCCTTCGCTTGTGCACTGGAAAAGATGCTTTATGGGTGGAAAGATGGTAACCGCTGATTAATATCTGTTCTGGTACGCAAGCGAGTCGTTTACGGCATCGCCGATTGTTTAAAAAACCACTACAGCCTTACTAATTCTCAACCAGCTTCAACAGCTCTTCGGGAACCTCAACATCCATACGCAAAACCTGAGAAGCATGGGTTTTTCCCTGGGCATCCAGCTTTAGTGATACAGTTCCGCCACCGCCAAGACTCTGATTCAGAATGAAATTCAACGCGCCGATATTGGGTAGCTCGTACCGCTCAACCTCTCCTTTGCACACATTCTTCATGTGGTCTTTTACACGTTCAGCAGTCAGGTTTTCTTTCAAAAAAGGGTAGATCTCAGGATGCCGGGCAATGATCCCAACATTACTTCCATTTCCTTTGTCGCCACTGCGACCGTGGGCAATTTTTAACAACTTTACGGTTGGCATGATGAATTGAATTTCTTTAACTGGAATTTTGACAAAGATAACCTGATTTGCCTTTACATCACAATAAAATGGAACACGGATAGAACGGATTAGTAGGATTAACGTTGAAGCAAGTTGGTAGGCTTCTAAAATATATCATAATGTTGTCATTCCGCGGCGAATGCCCGGAATCTGAAGGGTTTACAAGGTTCAGAATAATCTTTTGGCATTAATCGATTAAAAGCAAAACTCTTTAATCAGACAGGTAATAAACGACTGTAGAAACCACGCGTACATTTTTGATGTGCGGGTTGTTATTGTCCCGTGGTGAAATGCTGAACTGCCCCTGATAAGCCGTTTTGATTTTACCGAGCTTACTGTCAGAATCTTCGGCAAATTTCTGGGCTACCTTGCGGGCTTCTTTGGTAGATTCCTCGATCATCTGAGGCTTTATATCGTTCAGGCTGTTAAACAGGTATTCTGTTCGCACCTGATATTCATTTCCGGTTAAAGCCACTCCCTGCTTTCCAAGCTCAGCCAGTTTATTCATAATTCCGCGCACCTGAAGAACATCCTCAGAATAAACGGTAACGGTTTGATCGGCCACGTATCGGTATTCAGGATTATCAGCGCCACCATATTGCTGGGCTGACTTGTCGGTTACAAACGGAGTAGATGCCGAAATCTCTTCTTCGCTCACTCCATTCTCAATTAGGAAGTCTTTTATTTTTTGCTTGCTGCGCTCCAGGTCCATGTAAATATCGGAAAGCTGATTATTGGCTTCTGTAAATTGAATCGGCCAGATTACAACATCAGCAAGGTGCTCCTGTTCAGCCAGTCCCTTTACGGTAACTGTTCGCTCATATTCTTTGTAGGTAATAGCCGCGTTTCGAAGAAGAAACCCAAGGGAAGCCAAACCTACAATTATGCCGATTCCAAGTATGATAGAATTACGATTGTTCTGTGTATCCATAAAAAGAAAAGAAATTTATTAAGGCGCTAAAAATATAGCTATCTGTTTGTTAATAAGTAGTTACTCTCTGATTTATTGTTCCTTATCCCAACAAAAAAACAGCCAGCTGAAGTCCAAAAAGAAGTGGCCGTTTATTCTACGCTCGTTCTGCCATTTCCAGCCAGACAAGCTCTTTTTCTTCCAGCGTTTCCTTGAGCTGTTCAAACTCCTGAGAGAGTTCATTTAATTCCTCATAGCTTAAACCACCTGCACTCATTTTTTTCTCGAGCTCCGCTTTTTCTTCTTCCATTTTGGCAATCTCTTTCTCCAGTTTGTTGAATTCACGCCGCTCATTATAATTGAGTTTTTTGGGCTGATCTGATGTGTTTTTTTGTTTTGGGTCGGGCTTGGTATCAGCTACCGGTTTCTCCTTTTTCGGGGATGAAGTCTCACTCATACGATTCAGCATTTCTTCCCGGTATTCTTCATAGGTTCCGTGGAAATCATCGATTACACCCTGTCCCTCAAATACGAAATAGTGATCCACCAGCTTGTCCATAAAAAAGCGATCGTGAGATACAATAATCAGGCAGCCTCCAAAATTTTGAAGAAAGTCTTCCAGTTTGTTCAGAGTCAACAAGTCCAGGTCGTTGGTGGGCTCATCCAGGATTAGAAAATTGGGGTTCTTGATAAGCACCATCATCAGTCCCAGCCGCCGCTTTTCACCTCCACTCAGTTTCTCAACCGGGGTATACTGCGCTTTGGAAGGAAACATAAAATGTTCCAGAAACTGAGAAGACGTGATTTTATCGCCGTTGGAAAGCTCAATTACTTCAGCTACCTCTTTGATCACTTCAATAACCCGCTTCGACTCATCAATCTTTATTCCCTTCTGCTGATAATGACCAAAGACAATGGTTTCGCCGGTTTCAATCTCACCGGAATCCGCTTTCTCTTCGCCAAGCAAAATTTTAAGGAAGGTGCTTTTGCCTACTCCGTTTTTGCCTAATACCCCGATGCGTTCGCCCTGCAAAAACTGGTAGCTGAAGTCGTCCAGAATTATGGTTTCATCAAAAGCTTTATTGATATTTTTGAGCTCAAGTACCTTTCCGCCCATGCGGCTCATATTTACATCCAGCTGAAGCTCCGTTTCTTCGCGACCAGACTGAGCTTTTTCCCTGGTCTTGTAGAAATCTTTGATGCGCGATTTAGATTTGGTGGTTCGGGCTTTGGGGCCGCGCCGCATCCATTCCAGCTCTTTTTTCATCAGCTTGCCAGCCTTGGCAATTTCGGTAGCCTCTATCTCCTCCCGCTCGGCCTTTTTCTCGAGGTAATATTCGTAATTTCCTTTGTGGTGATAGAGTTTGCCATAATCCAGTTCCAGGATATGATTACAAACCCGATCCAGAAAGTAGCGATCGTGAGTCACCATCAGCAAGGTCATCGTACTTTTGGCGAGATACGATTCCAGCCACTCAATCATTTCTACATCCAGATGGTTAGTAGGTTCATCCAGGATCAGCAGATCCGGTTCATCCAGCAGCACAAAAGCCAGGGCAACCCGCTTGCGTTCTCCTCCGGAAAGAGAAGCGATAGACTGATCCAGATCGTAGATGTTGAGTGCGCCCAGAATCTGCTCCATCTGTTGCTCTACATCCCAGGCCTCGGCGGCATCCATGGCAGCGGTTGCTTTCTCAAAAGCCTGCTGGGTTTGTGGATTGAAATCCTCGGCCTGTTCCCGAACAGCTTTTTCATAACGCTGTACAATGCGGATCTTCTCTGAGTTTCCATGTGCGATAAACTCACTGATGGTCATGCTATCATCCATGTCGGGCTCCTGTGCGAGGAAACCAATCTGTATGCCTTTCTGAGTCATGACTTTTCCGGAATCCGGCTCCATTTCCCCGGCGAGGATTTTAAGAAGTGTAGATTTCCCGGTACCATTGGGTGCAATAAGGGCTGCTTTATCTCCTTTGGAGATGCCAAATGTCAGATCCTCAAAAAGAGGTTTAATCCCAAAATTTTTGGAAAGGTTTTCAGTGGAAAGGTAGGTCATGTAAGTTGGAGCAATTAGAACTCAATTGATGAAGCAGTAAAATAAGGATTTTGCAACGAGAACCCATTCTTTGGTTTTACCTTCATCTTCTTCATTTGTTATTTCGATTGTGAGGAGGGGTTCGATAATTTAAGATCTTAACAAATTTAGGATTGATACTAACCCAGCATGTGTTTAAGCTAACTGAATAATTAAAAGAGGTTGTATTTGAAGTTTAAGAATCCACCAGTACAAGAAAATCAGGATGGCGAAGAGCGCTCAGTAGGCTTTGAATTTGAATTCACCGGTGTAGAAATGGCCGATGCAGCCGATATGATTGTTGACCTTTATGGCGGCGAAGTCGAGCAGATTAGTGGATATGAGTTTAAGGTAAATGATACCGGCTTCGGTACGTTTTCTTTGGAGCTGGATGCCAGTCTTTTCCTCAATAAAAAATATGAGGGTGTTTTAAAATCTGTGGGCCTGAATGTGGAAAAGCTCAAAAACAAAGCCAAGCTTGAAGATACGCTAAGAGAGATGGCTTCAACAGTAGTTCCGTTTGAGATTATTACACCACCGATCCCGCTTTCAAAATTAGATGTCCTGAATAAACTGGTCGACAAACTCCGGGATTGGAAAGCCAAAGGAACCGGGAGTTCCTTCTTTTATGCTTTTGGACTGCACTTGAATCCGGAAGTGCCGGAGTTAACAGCCGAAAGTTTGCATCGGCATTTAAAAGCCTATGTAATGCTGGATGCGTGGATTCGTCAGGATGCTGAAATTGATATCAGCCGTAAACTGACGCCCTACATTAATGAGTACGAGATGAAATATATCCGGCATATTCTGCAGGAAGAATACCAGCCTGATTTGGAAACGCTGATTCGGGATTATTTTGAATTTGATAACTCCCGGAATCGCCCGTTGGATATGCTCCCCGTATTCAAGTTTTTGAATAAGGAACTTACGGAAGAACTGTTAGAAGATACGTTGACCTCAGCTCGGCCAACTTTTCATTACCGGCTTCCGAATTGCTCCATTCAGGATGAAAGCTGGTCAATGGGCGAGGAATGGAACCGTTGGTGGTTGGTTGAACGTTTAGCAAATGATGAACAGGCACTGAATCAATACGCAAGGAGGTTTCTGGGAATGGACGAGAAAACGCTGTTTAGCGTAAAAAGAAAATGGATCAAACTCATGGATCGCTGGGTGCAAGATGTACGATAGAGAACCGGTTATTGGTATAACAGGTCCAGTTGAAGGTGGAACAGGCGCTTGGATTTTTACTGCATTGTCAGTAATTCTGCAGGGCGGTAAGCCCCTGCGTATCAACCCGGATATGCCCAGAAGCATCGATCAGATAGATGGACTGATTTTGGGTGGAGGCGCTGATGTGGAGCCTCTGAAATATGGCCAGCAGCGCATTATAAAAGCCAAACTGGCTCGAGATAAGCGTACCGTTTTTGAATGGATTCTTTCCATATTATTTTTCCCACTCTACTGGCTGGCCCGCTATTTCCAACACACTAAAAAATCACCTATCGACCTGGGGCGGGATAAGCTGGAACTAAAACTACTGTCACAGGCGATCGAACGAGGGTTGCCGGTGTTGGGCATTTGCAGAGGAATGCAGCTTATGAATGTGCATTTTAAGGGGACGCTACACCAGGATATTCGCGGGTTTTATGCAGAGAAAGCGCAGGTCTCATCTATCTTTCCAAAAAAGCGAATCAGGATTAAAGATCATACCAAACTCTGCGAGTTGCTCCAAACCGATATCTGCAACGTCAATGCCTTGCACAACCAGGCTATTGATAAGCCAGGAGAAGGAATCGAAGTGGCTTGTACGGAATTAAATACCAGAATCACACAGGCTATTGAACATACCGAATATCCCTTCATGATTGGTGTGCAATGGCACCCGGAATACCTGATCCAAATCGCCCGCCAGCGAAATATCTTTAAGCAGCTGGTTAATGCGGCAAAGTGATTTACGTTTTTAACGAGCTTTGAATTTACTGGTGATCACTTCTTTTTCGTCTTTGAAATCATAGGCTATTCCAATTTAAGGTGATTGTCTTGCCTGACAAGATCAGGGCGAGTTCCATAGGGGTCGATACTCACATACTGTGGAAGAGTGTCAACCTGTATCACCAACTGCTGTTTGCCATCTTTAATTTCGCGGGGCTTAAGAATTATAATGTCTTCTTTAGAAGCTTCGGAAGGATGAACTGAAAACAGCCCAATCGATACCGGCTCATTCATTGAAACCGGGGATTCTATTCCGTTAATCGACTCAAGTTTTTCTGCTTCTATAGTAATAGTAATCTGAAAGGTACCATTGGCAAGTGTGCTATATCCTGCATCAGATATTGACAGGTTATAGGTAATGATTTTCTTAAACCAGTCATCAATCAGGCTATGATATTCCTTCGGTATGGACTTATAGATTTCATTTAAGAACTCTGGCGAAGTTACCGATGCATCGAGTTCATTTTTATGTCGATTTATCAGGGTTTTTAATACCCGGTTTAATGATTCTTCACCAATGAGTTCTTTAAGGGCCATCATCACAATATAGCTTTTCCCATAGAGCATGTAGTGTTCCCCCTGCTCCAGGTAAAGGGGTTGTTCCGGTGCAGAAGCGTAAGAACGCCCATTAAAATAGGTATGATTGGCAGACTCACTGAGTTGATAAAGGGAGGCCATGCCGTAGTATTTTTCCATTACAACGGCTTCGGTGTATTTGGCAAAGCCTTCTACAAAAATGGCACCTCCACTTATGCTTTGAGTACTCAGCATATGTCCCCACCACTGGTGCGCTACTTCGTGAATGGCGCGTTTTGCAACCAAGCTGAAAGTGGAAGTATCCCTTTCATCAACAAGATAGAAGTTATCTTCAACCATGCTGATGGTACCACTGGCAGCGAAGCCTCCAAATCCCCAGAATGAAGGTATTTCTACAATACGCAGGTGTTCAAGGGGATATTCTCCAAACTCTTTCTGAGCGTAATCCAGGGTTTGTTTCATGCTACTCATAGTGGTCGGATTATTGAACTCATGACCGGGATGGAAATAATGCTCAAGGCTGATTCCTTTATAGTCCTCTTGTTCTATGGCATAATCTGCAGAATGATAGCTAATGGCGGGAGCTACTGGTTTTGAAGATTCATACCGGTAGTAGTTTCTGCCATTTTTCGACCATTGTTCTTTTAGATCACCGACAGAGATACCTGTTTGGGACGCAGGTACAGATAATGTAGTTTCCAAATCAACCCGACCAAAACCGGATTCCATCACTTCAAAATCGGCTGCTGAAGGTTGCTCTTGTTCACGTTCTGGGAGGCCGCGCTTTTCACGTTCTGTTTTGTCGGAAACTTCCAGGTTATCCGTATAGCCCAAATAAGGACTAAAATCCCTCAGATGCACATAACTTCCGTTATCCACCAGGTCATTTCCGGAACGGAGTCCTTCTTGATTGCTTTGTGCAGTGAATGTGAGTGCGACCTTATCACCGGGAAGCACCGGCTTGTTGAAGAGAAATTCATAGATACCAAGCGTGGCATCGTGATAGATGAGGGTAGCACCTTCGAGCTGAATATCGGTTATGCTTTTCTTTTCTATGATCAGAGCCCTGTTCACAACGGTATCACTTTTGTTCGTTAAAGTGTAAACAGCATCTACAGTGTAGCTTCTTTTTTCCGGATAAAGCGCCACATTTGTTGAAATAGCAACGGGATACAGCCACTTTTCTTCATCGTAATGTTTGTACTTTTTTTCATAGTCGGCCCATCGATCCAGTCTTTCACTCGTTGACAGGTATTCTGATTCGATATTGGTTTTGTAGAAGATCATCCCTGAAGTGCACAAGAAAGCTATTCCAAGAACTGCAACAACAGCTAATCGTCTCTGCGACCATCCTCTGAATAACTGTCTGGCATGAATAAGAAATCGCTCGGTGATACCCCGTCTCCAAATGTGAAGTGCTATCAGAGACAAAATCAGCCCCAGTATCATCCAATGTGTGGAAAACAGGTAAAAGGTCCCGGCATTATTACTGACTCCGGTCATATCAGAAAAGGTAACCGATGGCATGGCACCTACTTTCAATAACGGATGTTCAATGCCAAGGGATCCGGACAGAGGGGTGGCGAAAACGGCAACAAAAAGTCCGGTGATGGCCATCCCTAAATACTTATCCGGTGAGAGTGCCTGCACAAACATCCCGAACAGTATGTAGAAAGCAAGGGGAATTCCCTGGAAGTAGTATAGTGACAGATAGGTGCCCGCATCAATGACGGTATAATCCATCACCAATTGAAAAACGATAGCAATAACAATTTCAAGGGTGATGAACATCAACGGGATGAAAAGCAGCACTGAAACCTTCGACCAAAAGAAGGAGGCATTGGAAGCGGGAGTTGCATCCAGAATAAGATGCATATTCTCACTTCGCTCTTTCCAGCCCCACTCGCCACTATAAAATATAACCAGCATCACACCAAAGATGAATAAGGCGGTGTTGTTTAAACCAGCTAATAAGGCTGTGACCGGATATAGACTTTCGGAGTAGCTACCACCCTCAATGAGCTTAGAAGAAAACTCGGCTCCAATAACAAATATGATGAAAGCGAGCATGGCCTGAAAAGGCAGGCTTTTGAACAGCTGCTTGACCCCTGTTTTACTCTGAGCAATGAAACTATGCCAAAAAAGTCGACTGCTGCTTAATGATGGATTAACCGGACGGTAAATGGTGTCTTTTACATCATTTTTTTCAGGTGCTACTTTATCGGGGGTGGAATCCTTTTTTCCTTTTTGGAAGGTTCGAAATGAAAAAAACCTATAGGAAAGACCTAATATTGCGAAAGAGACGCCTATCCAGAGTAAACGGTTGAGCAGGAAATTCCCACTTAGTGACACCCAGACCGTATTTTTTTGAAGAGGAGTGAGGTACTGGCTTTGCTCCATAAAAGCTGATATCCCAAATGGGTCACCCAGCGCAGCCAGCGTCATATTATCGGTGTGAGTGGGGGTTGAACCGGCCAGCATCGGAGAGTCGAAGAAAAAGGAACAAACAAAGTAAAGCACATACACCAGGATGGCAGATGCGTAAATCGACATGCGGTTTTTGGAAAGGAGTCCCACAGAAAATATAAAGGCAGAACAGATGAAGACGTTCGGTAGCACGAATACCAGCCAATTCCAGAAATAGGGAGAAACAGAAAATGGAGAGAGGCGATCGGGGTCCAAATCAAAGAGGAGCGTGCCTGTCATCATACCAAGCAAAAGTGGACTTACGGACAGAATGCTGAACACAAACACCCCGGAAAACCGACTCATGAAAAATTGGTGCTTTTGAACTCCGGTGCTGAAAATAATTTCCTGCATCTGGTAGGTACGGTCCCGTAATATCCCATTTATCACAAAAAACATGATGGCAAAAACCGCTCCGAGCGTAAAAATGGAGGTATAATAGCTGATTTGGTACGGGGCATTAAAGTCAACAAGGTCGGGGGCAAAAGCCTGACCGCCAATCTGCAAACCGCAAAGGAAGAACAGGATCATAGCAGCGGGTAATGCCCACAGCTTTTTCTGGTACTTAAGTTCGAATCTGAATAATGCTGAGATCATGATAAGCCCATAGTTTGCTGTTCTGATTTTGGAACAATAGAGAAATAGTAATCTTCCAGGTTTGGAGGAACTGCTTCAAAATCGATGTCGGGTACGTGTTCTGCCTTTATGTGAATCTGAGTCTCTCCGGCTACCAGTCGCGTGGAAATCACGTCATAGTTTTCTCGATAGTGGGGGAGGTCATCGGAGGGAATCGTCTTTCTCCATATTTGTCCGTCTAAACTTTCTACAAGATCAGAAGGATTGCCGTGAATCAGTATGCTGCCGCGATCCAGAATTGCCATACTGGAGCAGAGGTTGTAAATGTCAGCGACTATATGAGTGGAAAGAATGACGATGATATTCTCCCCGATTTTACTCAGCATATTCAGGAACCGATGCCGTTCTTCGGGATCCAATCCTGCTGTCGGTTCATCGACAATGATGATCTTCGGATCTCCAAGCAGAGCCTGGGCAATACCAAAACGCTGGCGCATTCCTCCCGAATAGGTATGGACGTGCTTTTTCCGGTGCTCCCATAAATTGGTTTGATGCAGCAGGCTTTCAATTTGCTGGCTGCGCTCTTTCTTATTCAAAAGTCCCTTTAAAACACCAATGTGGTGTAAAAGCTCAACGGCCGTTAGTTTAGGATACACCCCGAATTCCTGGGGAAGGTATCCAAGTCCTTTGCGAATAATATCCGGATTTTGGTGTATGTCGCACTCGTTAAACTGAATTCTGCCCGAAGTGGGAGATTGTAGCGTGGCGATGGTACGCATCAGGGAAGACTTTCCTGCTCCATTGGCTCCAAGCAGACCAAACATCCCATTCTCTATGGTAAGAGATACATCGTTCAGCGCTTTGGTTCCATTGGGATAGGTTTTGGATATGTTTTGAATGTGGAGGGTATTCATAGCAACTCATTTTTGTTGAATTTGATCGAAGCTACGCAGGCAGGTTTGCTTTGTTCACCGGATTGGATAAACAGCAGTATTCTTGATATGGACAGTGAGTAAACAGGCATGAATCCGGTTGATGAAGCAAACAGATGGGTTCATGTTAAAAACGATATCGTTCATCCATAGGCAGAGAATGAATGCCGGATTTGTCCTATTTTGAATCATGATAAAAGATTGGACGAAATATCAGGCGTTTGTCATAGGGCCGGCTATCACTTATGCAATGATCTTGTTTATGGAATACATAGACCTGATCAGGGTACCCTCAGGGGCGTGGATATCGAATACGCTTGGGTTCTTGTTTTATGCCCTATTCATTTCACTTGCAATCCATAAATACCTGGCAAAGGGAGGTTCGCTGATTAGAGTTGGGGCAGGTTTTGGCATTCTGGCCATTGTGATTTTCAGTATCGGATATTTCACCAGTAATATTCAGGATAATCCACTGATGATTTTACTGATGATCTCTTTCTGGCTGGTGCTATTCTATTTCATTTTACCGGAATTTTTCCAAAAGTATCGATGGCTGATTGTCGGCTTATACGGGGGGTCGGCACTATTCTTTTTATACGCAAGGCTATTCACGGGGAGCTTTGAATTGTATGAAAGCACTTATAAAGTCTGGGCACTGAGCTTATTTTTGCTTCCCATTCCCATTCTTATAAGCCTTTGGTTTTATGAACAATGGAAATGGTTCCGAACCCTGAAAGCGGAGAAAGCCAAAGCGGAACTGGCCTTGTTGAGAAGCCAGATCAATCCACATTTTTTCTTCAATACATTAAACAACCTTTACTCGTTGGTGGTACATCAGTCTGATAAAGCTCCGGAAGTAGTCCTGAAACTGTCGGATATGATGAGATATACCATTTATGAAGGGAAGAAAGATATGGTGCCTTTGAATGAAGAAGTTGAATACCTGCAGCGCTATATCGACTTGCACAAAATAAGGTATCAAAAGGAAGTGGATATCCGGTTCGAAAAGCCGGAAGATTCTGATGCCGATATCGCACCATTACTGTTTATTGTCCCTCTGGAAAATTCGTTCAAACACGGAGTGGAAAGTATGCGGGAAGGAGCGTATATACACCTTTCTGTAAAAACAGATGCCAGAGAAGGAAAAGTTGTTTTTGAAATTAGTAATAACTTTGAAGAACAGGAAGGAGAAGCTGAAAAGGGTATTGGCCTCCAAAATCTTAAGCAACGCCTGGAATTGTTATACCCCGACCGGCATAAGCTGGATATTTTGAAAGAAGAAGGCGTATTTACGATAATCCTTGAGCTCTGTTAATTATGATCAAATGTATAATTGTAGATGATGAACCTCTGGCTC
It contains:
- a CDS encoding SIMPL domain-containing protein (The SIMPL domain is named for its presence in mouse protein SIMPL (signalling molecule that associates with mouse pelle-like kinase). Bacterial member BP26, from Brucella, was shown to assemble into a channel-like structure, while YggE from E. coli has been associated with resistance to oxidative stress.), with product MDTQNNRNSIILGIGIIVGLASLGFLLRNAAITYKEYERTVTVKGLAEQEHLADVVIWPIQFTEANNQLSDIYMDLERSKQKIKDFLIENGVSEEEISASTPFVTDKSAQQYGGADNPEYRYVADQTVTVYSEDVLQVRGIMNKLAELGKQGVALTGNEYQVRTEYLFNSLNDIKPQMIEESTKEARKVAQKFAEDSDSKLGKIKTAYQGQFSISPRDNNNPHIKNVRVVSTVVYYLSD
- a CDS encoding amidoligase family protein, which produces MKFKNPPVQENQDGEERSVGFEFEFTGVEMADAADMIVDLYGGEVEQISGYEFKVNDTGFGTFSLELDASLFLNKKYEGVLKSVGLNVEKLKNKAKLEDTLREMASTVVPFEIITPPIPLSKLDVLNKLVDKLRDWKAKGTGSSFFYAFGLHLNPEVPELTAESLHRHLKAYVMLDAWIRQDAEIDISRKLTPYINEYEMKYIRHILQEEYQPDLETLIRDYFEFDNSRNRPLDMLPVFKFLNKELTEELLEDTLTSARPTFHYRLPNCSIQDESWSMGEEWNRWWLVERLANDEQALNQYARRFLGMDEKTLFSVKRKWIKLMDRWVQDVR
- a CDS encoding type 1 glutamine amidotransferase, whose translation is MYDREPVIGITGPVEGGTGAWIFTALSVILQGGKPLRINPDMPRSIDQIDGLILGGGADVEPLKYGQQRIIKAKLARDKRTVFEWILSILFFPLYWLARYFQHTKKSPIDLGRDKLELKLLSQAIERGLPVLGICRGMQLMNVHFKGTLHQDIRGFYAEKAQVSSIFPKKRIRIKDHTKLCELLQTDICNVNALHNQAIDKPGEGIEVACTELNTRITQAIEHTEYPFMIGVQWHPEYLIQIARQRNIFKQLVNAAK
- a CDS encoding DUF2911 domain-containing protein, with amino-acid sequence MIKSFVLRVSIVAFCVIAFGCEAKKPEDPQSAQNGNRKSPIAISSIKHEGTYIKVVYGQPYRRGRTIFGDWEPWGEVWRTGANEATEITFTEPVLMGDQAVRQGTYALFTIPEPDSFTVILNHELGQWGAFEYKPERDYKRMKFPVQNLETPVESFAIEFSEPEYSMTTMTMKWDVIRVDMPIRFYGE
- a CDS encoding ABC-F family ATP-binding cassette domain-containing protein, translated to MTYLSTENLSKNFGIKPLFEDLTFGISKGDKAALIAPNGTGKSTLLKILAGEMEPDSGKVMTQKGIQIGFLAQEPDMDDSMTISEFIAHGNSEKIRIVQRYEKAVREQAEDFNPQTQQAFEKATAAMDAAEAWDVEQQMEQILGALNIYDLDQSIASLSGGERKRVALAFVLLDEPDLLILDEPTNHLDVEMIEWLESYLAKSTMTLLMVTHDRYFLDRVCNHILELDYGKLYHHKGNYEYYLEKKAEREEIEATEIAKAGKLMKKELEWMRRGPKARTTKSKSRIKDFYKTREKAQSGREETELQLDVNMSRMGGKVLELKNINKAFDETIILDDFSYQFLQGERIGVLGKNGVGKSTFLKILLGEEKADSGEIETGETIVFGHYQQKGIKIDESKRVIEVIKEVAEVIELSNGDKITSSQFLEHFMFPSKAQYTPVEKLSGGEKRRLGLMMVLIKNPNFLILDEPTNDLDLLTLNKLEDFLQNFGGCLIIVSHDRFFMDKLVDHYFVFEGQGVIDDFHGTYEEYREEMLNRMSETSSPKKEKPVADTKPDPKQKNTSDQPKKLNYNERREFNKLEKEIAKMEEEKAELEKKMSAGGLSYEELNELSQEFEQLKETLEEKELVWLEMAERA